GCCAACCTCATGCGCACCCGCGCGCGCTACGAGAACTTCGTGCAGGGCGGCGTCTCGCTCGCGGGCCGCACGCCCATGAACACTCCGGAGACGGTGGCCAACCTCTGGCTGGCCTACGCCGTGTCGCCGCAGCTGCAGGCCAGCGCCGGCCTGCGGCACGTGGGCCGCATCTATGCCGACGCGGCCAACACCCAGTGGGCCACCGCGGCCACGCTGCTGGACCTGGGCCTGGCCTGGAGGCTCGCGCCGCACGCCACGCTCACCGGCCGCCTGCGCAACGCCACCGACCGCCTCTACGCGCAGGAGGCGCGCAGCGGCCAGCTCTACCTGGGCGCGCCGCGCACGCTGGACGTGTCGCTGCAGGTCGCGTTCTGACGCGCGCCGCCAGGAGACCGCCATGGCACGCCTCTGGCCCGCGCCCCGCCGCGCGCTCTACCTCACCCACCGCTGGCTGGGCGTGGCGATGTGCGCCTTCTTCGCGATGTGGTTCGCCTCCGGCATGGTGATGATGTACGTGGGCTACCCGCAGCTCACCGACGCCGAGCGCCTGGCCCACCTGCCGCCGCTGCGCGCGGGCACCGCGCTGCTGCCGCCCGCCGAGGCGCTGGCGCGCTCCGGGCTGGCCGGCCTGCACGGCCTGGAAGACCTGCGCCTGGCCGTGGCGAGCGGCGGCCGCCCGGTGTACCTGGCGCGCGGTGCGGGCACCGGCCCGCGCGGCGCCGCCGTGGTGGTGGATGCGGCCACCGGCGAGGCGCTGCGCACGGTGGACCAGGCCCGCGCGCTGGCGAGCGCCCGCGCATGGAGCGGCCCGGGTGCGCCGGAGCCGTCGTACGGCGGCACGCTGCAGGAGGACGCGTTCACCCACTCGCGCGCGCTCGATGCGCACCGCCCGCTGCACCGCGTGCGGCTGGCGGACGCGGCCGGCACCGTGCTCTACGTCTCCGGCACCACTGGCGAGGTGGTGCGCGACGCGAGCCGCACCGAGCGCGCCTGGAACTACGCGGGCGCCTGGATCCACTGGCTCTACCCGCTGCGCGGCACGGCGCTGGACCCGTACTGGAGCACCGTGGTGGACACGCTCTCCATCGCGGGCGTGGCCGCCGCGCTGGCGGGCACGGTGGCCGGGCTGCTGCGCTGGCGATTTCGCGGCCGCTACCGGAGCGGCGCGCGCTCGCCCTACGCGCCGGGCGCCATGCGCTGGCACCACGTGCTGGGCCTGCTGTTCGCCGCCGCCACGATCGCCTGGATCTTCAGCGGCCTGATGTCGATGAACCCCTGGCGGCTGTTCGACAGCGGTGCCCCGCCCCTGCGCACCGAGGCCTACCGGGGCGCCGCGCCGGCGCTGCCCGCGGGTGCCGCCGCGCCGCTGCCCGCGCTGCTGGCGGGCGGCGGGCCCGGCCTGCGCGAGTTGCGCTGGGTGCGCGCCGCAGGGCGCACGCTGGTGCTGGCCTACGGGGCGTCGCCGCAGGCCATGCACATCGCCGACGCCGCCACCGGCGCGCCGGCCGTGCTGGAGGCCCGCGCGCTGCAGGACGCCATCGCGCGCCTCGTGGCCGCGCCGCTGCTGCGCGTGGAGCGCATCGAGCGCTACGACCTCTACCACTACGCCCGCGCAGAACACACCATGACCGGCGGCCCGGCCCGCCCGCTGCCCGTGCTGCGCGCGGTGTTCGCCGATGCGCACGCCACCTGGGTGCACGTGGACCCGGCCACCGGCCTCGTGCTGGGCCGGCTCGACGCGCACCGCCGCGCCAGCCGCTGGCTCTTCGCGCTGCTGCACAGCTGGGACTGGGCGCCGCTGCTGGAGCGCCGCCCACTTTGGGATGCGCTGCTGCTCGCAGGCAGCCTGGGCGGCCTGGCGCTCAGCCTCACGGGCGTGGCGATCGGCGTGCGCCGCCTGCGCCGCATGCACCGCACACGACGCGAATCAAAGACAAATCGCCCTCATGCCGCCGGTTTCATTGAATAGTTTGCTATATAAATAATAGCAAACAGCCTCACAGCTGGAACCCCACCGCGCGCACCACGCCCTCCGCGATGTCGCGCGCCCAGGAAGGCCGGCGGGCGTGGAAGCGCTGTGCCCGCGCGATCTGCGCATCGCACCAGCCGGCAAGCCACTGCACCTCGGCCGGCCCATAGAAGGCCGTCATCGCCTCGTAGTTGAGGAACAGGCTGCGCGCGTCGAGGTTCAGCGAGCCCGACAGCGCCAGGTCGGCGTCGATCACCACCGCCTTGGCATGCACCATACCGGGCGCCAGCCACACCTCGGCGCCGGCCTGCGCCAGCTCGCGCAGCGCCCGGGCGCGCGCCCAGTCGGCCAGCCGGTGGTTGGAGCGCGCGGGCACCAGCAGCCGCACGCGCACGCCGCGCCGGCAGGCCAGGCACCACGCATCGAGCAGCGCATCGTCGGGCACGAAATACGGCGTCACCGCCACGATGCTCTCCTGCGCGTGGAAGGCGCCCGCCAGCAGCAGCGAATGCACCGTGTCGTCCGCATGGTCCGGCCCGCTGGGCACCCACTGGGCCGGGGCGCCATCCGCCGGGCCGGCCGGCAGCGGGCGCGGCAGCACGGCACGCGCCATGCGCCCGCTCGCGGCCTGCCAGTCGGCGGAGAACTGCGCGGCGGCCTGCAGCGCGAGCGGCCCGTCGATCTCGTAGCTCAGGTCCACCCAGGCCGGCAGGCGCGGCCGGTCCATGAAGTATTCGCAGGCCAGGTTGCGGCCCCCGCTCCAGAGGCGCTCGCCATCGGCCACCACCAGCTTGCGGTGGTTGCGCAGGTTGGTGTGGCCGCGCATCGGGTTGTGCAGCAGCGGCATGAATCGGCGCACCTGCACGCCGCCGTCCTTGAGCGAGCGCCGCAGCCCCGCGGGCATGCCCAGGCTGCCCACCGCGTCGAGCAGCAGCCGCACGGCCACGCCCCGGGCCGCGGCGTCGCGCAGCGCCTGCGCCACGCGCTCGCCCACCGCGTCGTCGCCGAACACGAAGGTGCACACGTCCAGGCTGTGGCGCGCCGACGCCATGGTGGCCAGCAGCGCCTCCAGCGCCTGCGGCCCCTGGCCGTGGAAGCCGATGCGCGCATTGCGCACGGGCGGCGCCAGCTCCAGGCCCGCGAGCAGCCGCGTGGCCCAGGCCGGGCCCGGCACGGGCAGCGGCGCCGCCACCGCATCCGGCGGCTCCGCCGCCAGCACGCTCACGGTGCGCCGCACGGGCCGCACGAACTTGCGCGAGCCGAACATCAAAAAGAGCGGCACCGCCGCATACGGGAACGCCACGATCGCCAGCACCCAGGCCACCGCCGCGGACGGGTGGCGGCGCTGCCGGCCGATGCGCGTGCCCATCACGTAGATCAGCAGCCCCACGGCCACGAACACCGCATGCCCGAGGCCCGAGAGGAGCGCGAAGCGCGTCAAGCGCCGGCCTCCGGCGCGGGCGCGCCCGCAAGGGCCTCCGGCGGCGCCGCCGCGAACCGCACCGCCACGCGCAGCCCGCCCAGGCGCGGCGACGCATCCAGCGCCACCTCGGCGCCGTGCAGCCGCGCGATCGACTGCACGATGGCCAGCCCCAGGCCGCTGCCCGCCACCGGCACGGCGCCCCCGGCCGCGGGGGCGCGGTAGAAGCGGCCCAGCACGCGCTCGCGGTCGTCCTCGCCGATGCCCGGGCCGCTGTCTTCCACCACCAGTTCCACGGCGCCCGTGCCCTGCGCGCCGGCCAGGGCGCGCACGTGCACGTCCACCACGCCGCCCGCCGGCGTGTACTTGACCGCGTTGTCCACCAGGTTGCGCAGCAGGATGCGCAGCGCCTCCGCATAGCCCCTCACCGGCGCGCCGTCGGCCGTGGCCAGGCCCAGGTCGATGCCCTGCTGCTGCGCCGCCGGCGTGGCATCGGCCACGGCCTGGCGGGCCAGGTCGGCCAGCGCCACGGGGGCGGGCGGCGTGCCGGCGGCGGCACTCGCCTCCTGGCGCGCCAGCGCCAGCAACTGCTCCACGAGCCGCGTGGCCCGGTCGATGCCGGCCGCCAGCCGCACCGCGGCCAGCGCGCGCGCCTCCTCGCTGCCCGCGCGCTGCAAACCCTGCAGCTGCAGCTTGAGCGCCGCCAGCGGCGAGCGCAGCTCGTGCGCGGCGTCCGCCACGAAATGCTGCTGCGCCTCGAAGGCGCGGCGCACGCGCTCGAACAGCAGGTTCAGCTCGTCCACCATCGGCCGCACCTCGTCGGGCAGCGCGCCTGCGGTCACGGGCGAGAGGTCGTCGGCCTGCCGCTTCGCCAGCTGCCGGCGCACGCGCTCCACCGGCGCGAGCGAGCCGCTCACGGCCCACCACACGGCCAGCGCCAGCAGCGGCGCCAGCAGCGCGATCGGCCCGGCCGTGCCCCAGGCCAGCCCGCGCGCCATCGCGCGGCGCGCGGCCATGTCCTGGGCGACCTGGATCACCTGCGTGCTGGTCTGCACCGAGAACACGCGGTAGGTGGTGCCGTGCGCGCGCACGTTCGAGAACCCCAGCACCGCGCGCTGCGGCAGCGCCGCGCCCACGGCCGACTCGAACACGCGCAGCCCGTCGGCCGACCAGATCTGCACCACGAACTCGGTGTTCTCGTCCTCGTGCACCAGCGGGCCGGGCGCGCCCTCGGGCACGGCGGGCACGCCCGGGCGCAGCGCCATGGCCATCTGCTGCATGTGGTAGTCGAAGATCGCGTCGGACTCGGCCAGCGCGGAGCGGTAGGCGATGCCGAACTGCAGCACCGCCGCGCAGGCGATGGCGATCAGCAGGAAGCACAGCAGCCGCGCGCGCAGCGAATGCGGCGCGCGCGCGGAAAGCCGGTCCATCCAGCGGTCCCAGCGCCGGGCCTGCGCGCGCGGCGCGGCCGCGGCGGCGCCCTCCGGCGCGGCGCCTTCCCGTTCGGGGCCACCGGCCGCGCCGCTCATGCCTTGGGCACCATGTAGCCCACGCCGCGCACGTTCAGCACCAGCTCGGCGCCCAGCTTCTTGCGCAGGCCGTGGATGTAGACCTCGACCGCATTGCTGCTGATCTCGTCCTTCCAGCCATAGAGTTTTTCTTCGAGCTGCGCGCGCGACAGCACGCGGCCCGGCCGCGCGATGAGCGGCTCCAGCACGGCCCATTCGCGCGCGGAGAGCACCACGGGCTCGCCGTTCACGGCCACCTCGCGCGTGGCGGGGTCGAT
The DNA window shown above is from Acidovorax sp. NCPPB 4044 and carries:
- a CDS encoding PepSY domain-containing protein → MARLWPAPRRALYLTHRWLGVAMCAFFAMWFASGMVMMYVGYPQLTDAERLAHLPPLRAGTALLPPAEALARSGLAGLHGLEDLRLAVASGGRPVYLARGAGTGPRGAAVVVDAATGEALRTVDQARALASARAWSGPGAPEPSYGGTLQEDAFTHSRALDAHRPLHRVRLADAAGTVLYVSGTTGEVVRDASRTERAWNYAGAWIHWLYPLRGTALDPYWSTVVDTLSIAGVAAALAGTVAGLLRWRFRGRYRSGARSPYAPGAMRWHHVLGLLFAAATIAWIFSGLMSMNPWRLFDSGAPPLRTEAYRGAAPALPAGAAAPLPALLAGGGPGLRELRWVRAAGRTLVLAYGASPQAMHIADAATGAPAVLEARALQDAIARLVAAPLLRVERIERYDLYHYARAEHTMTGGPARPLPVLRAVFADAHATWVHVDPATGLVLGRLDAHRRASRWLFALLHSWDWAPLLERRPLWDALLLAGSLGGLALSLTGVAIGVRRLRRMHRTRRESKTNRPHAAGFIE
- a CDS encoding phospholipase D-like domain-containing protein; translated protein: MTRFALLSGLGHAVFVAVGLLIYVMGTRIGRQRRHPSAAVAWVLAIVAFPYAAVPLFLMFGSRKFVRPVRRTVSVLAAEPPDAVAAPLPVPGPAWATRLLAGLELAPPVRNARIGFHGQGPQALEALLATMASARHSLDVCTFVFGDDAVGERVAQALRDAAARGVAVRLLLDAVGSLGMPAGLRRSLKDGGVQVRRFMPLLHNPMRGHTNLRNHRKLVVADGERLWSGGRNLACEYFMDRPRLPAWVDLSYEIDGPLALQAAAQFSADWQAASGRMARAVLPRPLPAGPADGAPAQWVPSGPDHADDTVHSLLLAGAFHAQESIVAVTPYFVPDDALLDAWCLACRRGVRVRLLVPARSNHRLADWARARALRELAQAGAEVWLAPGMVHAKAVVIDADLALSGSLNLDARSLFLNYEAMTAFYGPAEVQWLAGWCDAQIARAQRFHARRPSWARDIAEGVVRAVGFQL
- a CDS encoding ATP-binding protein; this translates as MDRLSARAPHSLRARLLCFLLIAIACAAVLQFGIAYRSALAESDAIFDYHMQQMAMALRPGVPAVPEGAPGPLVHEDENTEFVVQIWSADGLRVFESAVGAALPQRAVLGFSNVRAHGTTYRVFSVQTSTQVIQVAQDMAARRAMARGLAWGTAGPIALLAPLLALAVWWAVSGSLAPVERVRRQLAKRQADDLSPVTAGALPDEVRPMVDELNLLFERVRRAFEAQQHFVADAAHELRSPLAALKLQLQGLQRAGSEEARALAAVRLAAGIDRATRLVEQLLALARQEASAAAGTPPAPVALADLARQAVADATPAAQQQGIDLGLATADGAPVRGYAEALRILLRNLVDNAVKYTPAGGVVDVHVRALAGAQGTGAVELVVEDSGPGIGEDDRERVLGRFYRAPAAGGAVPVAGSGLGLAIVQSIARLHGAEVALDASPRLGGLRVAVRFAAAPPEALAGAPAPEAGA